In one Spirosoma rigui genomic region, the following are encoded:
- the menD gene encoding 2-succinyl-5-enolpyruvyl-6-hydroxy-3-cyclohexene-1-carboxylic-acid synthase, which yields MAILQAVVNIAEILHQKDITDVVVCPGSRSAPLTLAVARHPRLRVRVMADERSAGFVAVGMAQQSKRPVAIICTSGSAVYNLAPAVSEAYFQQVPLLLLTADRPHEWLYQQDGQTIEQVGIFGNQVKRGYDLPADYSHPDARWFIERTLNEAITLSRLSPAGPVHINVPLREPFYPTTGESFTYEKVRTIDVLTAQPVLAPETWHQLLDAWDRNERILIAVGQMPYDPALLAILKKFSDELGVPVVGESTGNIPANDVFITKADTFLSGLSESAGQGFRPDLLITLGNSFLTRNLKTFFRQYPARQHWHLQPTTDRITDSFQSLTTLIPAEPRPFLEKLFADLDYQRFLQGDDEDETGGFLTHWQRADRQAAKLVQQTVSDTTYPLTDWSAVQLVLEQLPTGSVLHLANSMPVRYASLCGIDERKHVSVWGNRGVSGIDGCLSTAVGAALMTDQLVTLLIGDVAFFYDRNALWSAPIPPNLRIVLLNNDSGHIFRIIDGPSRQPELETYFETPHGYTARRTAEDAGVAYQSCDTLDSLRSLLPVFFQPGQTAALLELTTDKHANQQQFSHYKEHVNAQFTKQL from the coding sequence ATGGCCATTCTGCAAGCTGTCGTTAACATCGCTGAAATCCTCCACCAGAAAGACATCACCGACGTTGTCGTGTGTCCGGGCTCCCGGTCGGCCCCCCTGACGCTGGCCGTTGCCCGGCATCCCCGGTTGCGGGTGCGCGTCATGGCCGACGAGCGGTCGGCGGGTTTTGTGGCAGTAGGCATGGCCCAGCAGAGCAAACGCCCCGTCGCCATCATCTGCACCTCGGGCAGCGCAGTCTATAACCTCGCCCCCGCCGTGTCCGAAGCGTATTTCCAGCAGGTACCGCTCCTGCTGCTCACCGCCGACCGGCCCCACGAATGGCTTTACCAGCAGGATGGGCAAACGATCGAACAGGTAGGAATTTTCGGCAATCAGGTAAAGCGCGGCTACGACCTGCCCGCCGACTACAGCCACCCCGATGCCCGCTGGTTCATTGAGCGAACCCTCAACGAAGCCATAACCCTCAGTCGGCTCAGTCCCGCCGGTCCGGTGCACATCAACGTGCCGTTGCGCGAGCCGTTCTACCCCACAACCGGCGAGTCCTTCACCTATGAAAAGGTGCGGACTATTGATGTCCTGACCGCTCAACCCGTTCTCGCCCCCGAAACCTGGCACCAGTTGCTGGACGCCTGGGACCGAAACGAGCGCATCCTGATCGCCGTGGGCCAAATGCCCTATGACCCGGCCCTGCTGGCGATCCTGAAAAAATTCAGTGACGAACTGGGCGTTCCGGTCGTCGGTGAAAGTACGGGCAACATCCCGGCAAACGATGTGTTCATTACCAAAGCCGATACGTTCCTGTCGGGCCTGAGCGAATCCGCGGGGCAGGGATTCCGGCCCGATCTGCTGATTACCCTGGGTAATTCATTCCTGACCCGTAACCTGAAGACGTTCTTTCGCCAGTACCCGGCCCGGCAACACTGGCACCTCCAGCCCACCACCGATCGGATCACTGATTCTTTTCAGAGTCTGACCACGCTCATTCCGGCCGAACCCCGGCCCTTCCTGGAAAAACTATTCGCCGATCTCGATTACCAGCGGTTTTTGCAGGGCGACGACGAGGATGAAACGGGTGGGTTTCTGACGCACTGGCAACGGGCCGACCGGCAGGCGGCCAAACTGGTTCAGCAAACAGTGTCCGATACCACCTATCCCCTCACCGATTGGTCGGCGGTGCAACTTGTGCTGGAACAGCTCCCAACGGGATCGGTCCTCCACCTGGCCAACAGCATGCCCGTTCGCTACGCCAGCCTGTGCGGGATCGACGAGCGGAAGCACGTCAGTGTCTGGGGTAACCGGGGCGTCAGCGGCATTGACGGGTGCCTGAGCACGGCCGTGGGGGCAGCCCTGATGACCGATCAGCTCGTGACCCTGCTCATTGGCGACGTAGCGTTCTTTTACGACCGGAATGCCCTCTGGTCAGCCCCCATTCCACCCAACCTGCGGATCGTCCTGCTTAACAACGACAGCGGGCATATCTTCCGGATCATCGACGGCCCCAGCCGCCAGCCCGAACTGGAAACGTATTTCGAGACGCCCCACGGCTACACGGCCCGGCGAACCGCCGAAGACGCGGGTGTTGCGTACCAGTCGTGCGACACGCTCGACAGCCTGCGGTCCCTCCTGCCCGTTTTTTTTCAGCCCGGCCAGACGGCTGCGCTGCTGGAGCTTACCACCGACAAACACGCCAACCAGCAGCAGTTTAGCCACTATAAAGAACACGTAAACGCGCAATTCACGAAACAACTATAA
- a CDS encoding bifunctional folylpolyglutamate synthase/dihydrofolate synthase, which yields MQYPEALDYLYSRLPVFHRIGPKALKPGLGNTLRLCAAVGNPQDQFRSIHVAGTNGKGSTSHMLAAVYAAAGYRVGLYTSPHLKSFTERIRINGQPIAEEAVARFVTDHQATIEAVEPSFFEVTVAMAFDCFAREQVDLAIIEVGLGGRLDSTNVITPLTSVITNIGYDHTDILGDTLTQIAAEKAGIIKKGVPVVVSETQPETEPVFRETAALANAPITFADRLYVVQDRGIAEGHRLVAVTHPDGSAGTYRLDLLGQYQLRNLPAVLAAIAGLQATIPVPETALQTGLETVSSSTGLKGRFQILRRFPLVIADTAHNEAGLRVLFEMIDTYPRQTLRLVLGLVADKDRASVLAVLPPEGVYYFCQAQTPRALPSDRLQAEAALAGLTGDVFPDVDSALAAALAQSTPDDLVVITGSNYIIAELTDL from the coding sequence ATGCAGTATCCGGAAGCGCTCGACTACCTCTACAGTCGGCTCCCCGTTTTTCACCGGATTGGCCCGAAGGCGCTCAAACCCGGTCTGGGCAATACGCTCCGGCTGTGCGCGGCTGTGGGGAACCCCCAGGACCAGTTTCGCAGCATCCACGTGGCCGGTACCAACGGGAAAGGTAGCACTTCCCATATGCTGGCGGCCGTCTACGCGGCTGCCGGTTACCGGGTGGGTTTGTATACCTCGCCCCACCTGAAATCCTTTACCGAGCGAATCCGGATTAACGGACAGCCAATTGCCGAGGAAGCCGTTGCCCGTTTTGTCACGGATCACCAGGCAACTATCGAAGCCGTAGAACCCTCGTTCTTTGAAGTGACGGTGGCCATGGCTTTCGATTGCTTCGCCCGTGAGCAAGTCGATCTGGCGATCATCGAAGTGGGCCTGGGGGGGCGGCTGGATTCGACGAACGTCATCACCCCGCTTACTTCCGTTATTACTAATATCGGCTACGACCATACCGATATACTGGGCGATACGCTAACGCAGATTGCCGCCGAAAAGGCAGGGATCATTAAAAAAGGCGTGCCCGTTGTCGTTAGTGAAACCCAGCCGGAAACGGAACCTGTCTTCCGGGAAACCGCTGCTTTAGCAAACGCGCCGATCACCTTCGCCGATCGTCTTTACGTCGTCCAGGATCGCGGCATTGCGGAGGGACATCGTTTGGTCGCTGTCACGCATCCGGATGGCTCAGCGGGCACGTATCGACTCGATCTGTTGGGGCAGTACCAACTCCGGAATCTGCCGGCCGTACTGGCTGCCATTGCTGGTCTGCAGGCAACCATTCCCGTCCCGGAAACGGCTCTGCAAACCGGTCTGGAAACGGTGTCTTCATCGACCGGGTTGAAGGGCCGTTTTCAGATCCTGCGCCGGTTCCCGCTGGTGATTGCCGACACGGCTCACAACGAAGCGGGGCTGCGGGTACTATTCGAGATGATCGACACGTATCCCCGGCAAACCCTTCGCCTGGTGCTGGGACTCGTTGCCGATAAAGACCGGGCTTCGGTGCTGGCGGTATTGCCTCCCGAGGGTGTTTATTACTTCTGCCAGGCGCAGACACCCCGCGCGCTACCTTCCGATCGTCTCCAGGCCGAAGCCGCACTGGCCGGTCTGACGGGAGATGTTTTCCCCGATGTGGATAGCGCCCTGGCAGCCGCCCTTGCCCAATCGACTCCCGATGATCTGGTCGTCATAACCGGGAGCAACTACATCATTGCCGAATTAACTGACTTATAA
- the trmB gene encoding tRNA (guanosine(46)-N7)-methyltransferase TrmB, whose translation MTRRKQHRFLQNADSTNVIEVGKPRYKTIKGNWRSDYFGNENPIVLELACGKGEYTVGLAQAFPAVNFIGVDIKGDRIARGSQAAQRLGLTNVAFLRTDINFLTEFFQDREVNEIWVTFPDPQPRPKQEKHRLTHPRFLTTYKRLLSTGGTFHLKTDNPELFAYSLAKVKEEQFTNLQYTTDLYTSPLNAIHLGIKTKYEQLFFDKGFTINYLQCKTPVI comes from the coding sequence GTGACTCGCAGAAAGCAACACCGATTCCTTCAGAATGCCGATAGTACAAACGTAATTGAAGTAGGTAAACCCCGCTATAAAACCATAAAAGGAAACTGGCGATCCGACTATTTTGGGAATGAGAATCCCATCGTTCTGGAACTAGCCTGCGGGAAAGGGGAGTACACCGTTGGTTTGGCTCAGGCATTTCCGGCCGTGAATTTTATCGGTGTTGACATCAAAGGTGACCGGATCGCGCGGGGTTCGCAGGCGGCTCAACGGCTGGGTCTGACTAACGTAGCGTTCCTGCGAACAGACATAAATTTCCTGACGGAATTCTTTCAGGATCGGGAAGTAAATGAGATCTGGGTAACCTTTCCTGACCCACAGCCTAGACCAAAACAGGAGAAGCACCGATTGACGCATCCCCGTTTTTTAACGACGTACAAACGGCTTCTGAGCACTGGCGGAACCTTTCATTTGAAAACAGATAATCCGGAGCTATTCGCCTATAGTCTGGCAAAAGTAAAGGAAGAACAGTTTACCAATTTACAATATACAACTGATCTGTATACATCACCCTTGAATGCCATCCACCTGGGGATTAAGACCAAGTACGAACAATTGTTTTTTGATAAAGGATTTACAATTAACTATTTACAATGTAAAACGCCTGTGATTTAA
- the gap gene encoding type I glyceraldehyde-3-phosphate dehydrogenase — MEKIRVAINGFGRIGRLSFRRLLEKENIEIVAINDLTDNATLAHLLKYDSVHGKFDGDVSSDSESLTVNGIRINAYAERDPKKLPWKELNIDVVLESTGRFVDEAGAGMHLEAGSKKVVISAPAKGNIPTVVLGVNEDTLTGSETIVSNASCTTNCLAPMAKVLDDVFGIEKGYMTTIHAYTADQNLQDAPHSDLRRARAAALSIVPTSTGAAKAVGLVLPQLKGKLDGNAMRVPTPDGSLTDLTVVLKRETTVEEINAVMKQASEGALKGILEYCVDPIVSIDIIGNPHSCIFDSELTAVNGTLAKVVGWYDNEYGYSSRVADLIVKLF; from the coding sequence ATGGAAAAAATTCGCGTTGCTATCAATGGTTTTGGTCGTATCGGACGCTTATCGTTCAGAAGACTATTAGAAAAAGAAAACATTGAGATTGTCGCTATAAACGACTTGACGGACAATGCTACTTTAGCACACCTTCTCAAATATGATTCAGTACACGGTAAATTCGACGGTGATGTCAGTTCGGACAGTGAAAGCCTAACCGTAAATGGTATCCGTATTAATGCGTACGCAGAACGTGATCCAAAGAAACTACCCTGGAAGGAGCTAAATATCGATGTAGTCCTGGAATCAACTGGCCGGTTCGTTGATGAAGCCGGTGCCGGTATGCACCTCGAAGCTGGTTCGAAAAAAGTGGTCATCTCCGCGCCTGCCAAAGGGAATATCCCAACGGTTGTACTCGGCGTTAATGAGGATACACTAACAGGATCGGAAACAATCGTGTCAAACGCTTCCTGTACGACCAACTGCCTGGCCCCAATGGCAAAAGTACTGGACGACGTTTTTGGTATCGAAAAAGGCTACATGACAACCATCCACGCCTACACCGCCGACCAGAATCTACAGGATGCTCCCCACTCCGATTTGCGTCGGGCACGGGCTGCTGCTTTGTCAATCGTTCCCACCTCAACGGGTGCGGCTAAAGCAGTTGGGTTGGTACTTCCCCAACTGAAAGGCAAACTGGATGGTAATGCCATGCGGGTTCCAACACCAGACGGTTCGTTGACTGATCTGACCGTTGTCTTGAAGCGGGAAACAACCGTTGAAGAAATCAACGCTGTTATGAAGCAGGCTTCGGAAGGCGCGCTGAAGGGAATTCTCGAATACTGTGTTGATCCAATCGTTTCGATTGACATCATCGGCAATCCTCACTCGTGTATTTTCGATTCTGAATTAACAGCGGTAAACGGTACACTGGCCAAAGTAGTTGGCTGGTACGATAATGAATACGGGTACTCGAGCCGGGTAGCCGATCTTATTGTTAAACTGTTTTAA